The Asterias amurensis chromosome 21, ASM3211899v1 genome has a segment encoding these proteins:
- the LOC139952846 gene encoding Golgi-specific brefeldin A-resistance guanine nucleotide exchange factor 1-like gives MAKTNSVPEKMSLMCDLEDGEDEGPPGGYHSLSIQLLDLMHTLHTRAASIFSSWAEEEQKDGAGSTIDAGASALWIKCWCPLLQGIARLCCDIRRQVRMQALTYLQRALLVHDLQTLSAVEWESCFNKVLFPLLAKLLEQINPLDPVGLEETRSRAATLLCKVFLQHLTPLLSLATFTALWLTILDFMDKYMHADKSELLYEAIPQSLKNMVLVLDTANVFRTDPGSERGKDCQLWVFTWERIDCFLPGLRDEVFKCHEPVNRDPAPSSATTNAPTPDGIVRDGSPNEEQPSTVDTKPEEADPPTPAAPDTTPAKSDPPSTTTPTPITTPTQTVAKDVNPVTSQPNIILQPPLSYLGSLPGGQDAKQAGPLPFLLNPAILKGSPIPIVTPILPQTEPSAK, from the exons ATGGCCAAGACGAACTCTGTCCCGGAAAAGATGTCCCTGATGTGTGACCTAGAAGACGGAGAGGATGAAGGGCCGCCTGGTGGATATCACTCACTCTCAATACAG TTATTGGACCTGATGCACACACTTCACACGAGGGCAGCCTCTATCTTCAGCTCGTGGGCCGAGGAGGAACAGAAGGACGGAGCAGGGAGTACCATCGATGCTGGCGCAAGTGCATTATGGATAAAATGCTGGTGCCCACTACTACAAG GTATCGCAAGGCTTTGCTGCGACATCCGTCGACAGGTCCGCATGCAGGCTCTGACCTACCTCCAGAGAGCTCTCCTAGTCCACGATCTCCAGACCCTTTCCGCCGTAGAGTGGGAGTCTTGCTTTAATAAAGTCCTCTTCCCGCTCCTGGCTAAGCTCCTTGAGCAGATCAATCCTCTGGATCCGGTGGGTCTTGAGGAGACGAGAAGCAGGGCTGCTACGCTACTCTGCAAG GTTTTCTTACAGCATTTGACACCCCTTCTATCTCTGGCAACATTTACCGCTTTGTGGCTTACCATTTTGGACTTCATGGACAAGTACATGCATGCTGACAAGAGTGAATTACTG TATGAAGCAATACCCCAGTCACTCAAGAACATGGTCCTTGTGTTGGACACTGCCAACGTCTTCCGAACCGACCCAGGATCCGAGAGGGGGAAAGATTGTCAGCTCTGGGTCTTCACCTGGGAGAGGATCGACTGCTTTCTGCCGGGACTCAGGGATGAAGTCTTTAAATGTCACGAGCCAG TAAACAGAGATCCAGCACCGAGTAGTGCCACAACAAACGCCCCTACACCCGACGGAATCGTCAGAGATGGGTCACCAAACGAGGAGCAGCCAAGCACAGTGGATACAAAGCCAGAGG AAGCAGACCCTCCAACCCCAGCTGCACCTGACACAACGCCCGCTAAATCTGACCCGCCCTCGACAACAACACCCACACCCATCACCACCCCGACCCAAACGGTAGCCAAGGACGTCAATCCGGTGACGAGCCAACCCAACATCATTCTCCAGCCGCCTCTGTCTTATCTAGGATCCCTACCGGGGGGTCAAGACGCTAAACAGGCAGGTCCTCTACCCTTCCTCCTTAACCCAGCCATCCTGAAGGGGTCACCCATACCCATTGTCACTCCAATTCTCCCTCAAACGGAACCCTCGGCTAAGTAA
- the LOC139952849 gene encoding uncharacterized protein — protein sequence MASSSRKPDFENPRKALFRSPTAVEGNQHDQPDSWKLLNRIQIEHAFEACMKNAQKELHQQRLEDLKKRLDYLAETDWKYTPAQKLIGLE from the exons ATGGCCAGTTCTTCCAGAAAGCCGGACTTTGAGAACCCCAGAAAAGCACTTTTTCGTTCACCCACAGCTGTAGAAGGCAACCAACATGATCAACCAG ATTCTTGGAAACTGCTCAACAGAATACAGATCGAGCATGCATTTGAAGCGTGTATGAAGAATGCCCAAAAAG agtTGCACCAGCAGCGCTTGGAAGACTTAAAGAAGCGATTGGACTACCTAGCCGAAACGGACTGGAAGTACACACCAGCTCAAAAGCTGATTGGTTTAGAATGA
- the LOC139952848 gene encoding carbohydrate sulfotransferase 14-like gives MATATTARHCLFIAICTISLLLMASFLLDRNQSMSPSSRSFRYPAIAGQHEESKSDTSITTELAEATSLLTPSTALELEHIMGQEQDRRKRTLAEECRRINPSEPTGNYRYLHVNDKHKLLFHFIPKVSSTTWKTILSTLNNETGNVKPVLFNYKQDDARLKSYRKVLFIREPMSRLLSAYLSKLRNRSRLQRIWERSYGSDISRRYRGVKNQTLKEGQWFDITFVEFSKYITDLGSGFISNDITDHWLPQYKLSRPCHVKYDFIGHFENLAVEGPFVLRWLGVDNIVHFPEYHSSNAKQQFLKYYKSISPDLMRKLIDYYHVDYRLFGYSPDDAMSQVLQGV, from the exons ATGGCAACCGCCACCACCGCCAGGCACTGTTTGTTTATTGCAATCTGCACCATCAGTTTACTCTTGATGGCGTCGTTTCTGCTTGATCGAAATCAAA GCATGTCGCCTTCCAGCCGCTCATTTCGTTACCCTGCAATTGCTGGACAACATGAG GAATCAAAGTCAGACACTTCCATTACCACTGAGTTAGCTGAAGCAACTTCTTTACTAACTCCTTCAACTGCTTTGGAACTTGAACATATCATGGGACAGGAACAGGATCGTCGAAAGCGGACGCTGGCTGAAGAATGTCGCCGCATTAACCCATCAGAACCAACTGGCAACTACAGATATTTACACGTCAACGACAAACATAAACTCCTCTTTCATTTCATCCCCAAGGTGTCTTCCACGACTTGGAAGACAATCTTGAGTACACTTAACAATGAGACTGGAAATGTAAAGCCGGTACtgtttaattacaaacaagaTGACGCCCGGTTGAAGAGCTACCGTAAGGTGCTGTTTATACGAGAACCCATGAGCAGGTTACTTTCTGCGTACTTGAGTAAACTTCGCAATAGGTCTCGTCTGCAACGGATCTGGGAGCGGAGTTATGGCAGCGACATTTCCAGGCGTTACAGAGGCGTTAAAAACCAGACGCTCAAAGAAGGACAATGGTTTGATATAACATTCGTTGAATTTAGCAAATACATCACTGATCTGGGTAGTGGGTTTATAAGTAATGATATTACTGATCACTGGCTGCCACAGTATAAACTATCACGGCCTTGTCATGTCAAATACGATTTcatcggccattttgaaaatcttGCAGTTGAAGGTCCGTTCGTTCTGCGATGGCTAGGTGTCGACAACATCGTCCACTTTCCAGAATACCATAGTTCAAACGCAAAACAACAGTTTTTGAAATATTACAAATCGATATCGCCGGATTTGATGAGGAAACTGATAGATTATTACCATGTGGACTATAGATTATTTGGATATTCACCCGATGACGCCATGAGCCAGGTTCTACAAGGTGTTTGA